TGCGCACGCCGCTGGTCGGCATCAACAACCGCAACCTGCGCACCTTCGAGGTCACGCTTGACACCACGCTGGGCATGCTGGCCCAGGTGCCGGCCGACCGGCTGCTGGTCACCGAGTCGGGCATCCTGCAGCCGGCCGACGTGCGCCGCATGCGCGACGCCGGCGTCCACGCCTTCCTGGTCGGCGAGGCCTTCATGCGCGCGCCCGATCCCGGCGCCGCGCTGGCGGCGCTGTTCGGCGGCTGAGCGCGTGGCGCAGGCGGCGCTGCCGTTTGACGCCGCGCCGCAGCGGCTGCTGCACTGGGACCCGGCGGCCGCACCGCTGGCGCCGGGCTGGCGGCCGCTGGTCGACGATTTCTTCGCCAGCGACAGCGGACAACGGCTGAGCGCCTACCTGCGCGAGCGCCTGGCCGCCGGCGCCGTGGTCTACCCGCCGCGGCCGCTGCGGGCGCTGGAGGAGACGCCGCTGGCGCAGGTCCACGCCGTCATCCTCGGGCAGGACCCGTACCACGGGCCGGGGCAGGCCGAGGGCCTGGCGTTCTCGGTGGCGCCGGGCGTGCGGCCCCCGCCCTCGCTGCGCAACCTGTTCAAGGAGCTGGGCTGTGGCGCCGGCCGGCCGTTCCCCGCCAGCGGCTCGCTGCTGCGCTGGGCGCGCCACGGCGTGTTGCTGCTCAACGCCAGCCTCACGGTCGAGGACGGTTCCCCCGGCAGCCATGCCCGCAAGGGCTGGGAAGAGCTGACCGATGCGGTGCTGGCCGAGGTGGCCGCCACCGCCAGTCCCTGCGCCTACCTGCTGTGGGGCGCGCATGCGCAAGTCAAGGCCGGGCTGATCGAGGCCACCGCGGCCGCGCACGGGCGGGCGGCGCTGGTGCTGCAGGCCAACCATCCCTCGCCCCTGTCGGCGTCCCGGCCGCCGGTGCCCTTCCTCGGCTGCGGCCATTTCGCGCAGGCGCGCAGCTGGCTGGCCGAGCGCGGCCAGGCCGGCTACTTCGACCAGCTCGACTAGCGCCGGCGCCGCCGGCTCAGCAGCTGGGCGAACCAGGGCCGGAAGCCGGTGCATTGCGGGGCCGCATCGGGCTGGCCCGACTGCAGGGCCACGCGGGTGTCGTCGAGGTAGTCGCCGCGGATGTCGACGGTGCCGTGCCGGCCCAGGGCCTCGTAGTGCCGCTCCAGCCAGTGCCGCGCCGCCGCCTGGCCCAGGCCGAACAGCGCGTGGATCATGGCGGCGTCGGTCGAGTTGCGGGTGGAGCTGGGGTAGGCCCGGATCTGCTCGCCGCCGTCGATGCGGTGCATGCGCACGGTGCGGCAGGCGCTGCCGCCGAGCGCGCCGCGGGCGATCAGGCCGTTGACGAACTCGATGGTGCGCATCTGGGTCAGCAGGCTGGCGTTGAAGGTGATCTCGTTGATCCGGTCCACGATGTCGCTGGCCGCCTGCGGCGTGCCGGCCACCCGCAGCGGATTGAGCTGCACCAGCATCAGGTCGGCACTGTTGCAGTCCTGGATCAGGGGCGTGAGCGCCGGATTGGCCGCGTAGCCGCCGTCCCAGTAGGCCTCGCCGCCGATCTCGACTGCCTTGAACAGCAGCGGAAGGCAGGCCGAGGCCAGCACCGCGTCGGCGTCGAGGTGGCGGCCGGTGAACACCACCGCCCGGCCGGTGGCCACGTGGGTGGCCGACACGAACACCCGCAGCGGGCCGGCGGCAACGGCGGCGAAATCGACCGCTTCGGTGAGCAGGTCGCGCAGCGGGTTCAGGCCCAGCGGGTTGCTCTGGTAGGGCGAGACCGTGCCGCGCAGCGCCCCGGCCAGCCAGTCGCCGCGCGCCAGGCCCGGTGCCATGCCGCCCCAGAGCAGGCGCGCCCATTGGCGCTGCCAGGAGCCGAGCGCGTCCCAGGCGGCCACCTTCTGCCACAGCTGGGCCAGGGCGTCGCGCCCGCCCTGCCGTGGATCGGCGCCACGGGCGGCGGCGGTCGCGTAGCCGCTGGCCAGCACGACCGCGTTGACGGCGCCGGCGCTGGCGCCGCTCAGGCCTTCGATGGTGATGCGGGGGTCGGCCAGCAGGGTGTCCAGGACGCCCCAGGTGAAGGCGCCGTGGGAGCCGCCGCCTTGCAGGGCCAGGGTGAGGTGATGCATGCGCGCCAGCTTGCAAGTTCCATGCGGCCGGCGTGCGACAACCCGACAGCTGCCTAGCGCCGCAGATGACCACGCACGAGAAACATGGTATATTTCGAGGTTCGCCGGAGGGGTGCCCGAG
Above is a genomic segment from Ramlibacter pinisoli containing:
- a CDS encoding patatin-like phospholipase family protein — protein: MHHLTLALQGGGSHGAFTWGVLDTLLADPRITIEGLSGASAGAVNAVVLASGYATAAARGADPRQGGRDALAQLWQKVAAWDALGSWQRQWARLLWGGMAPGLARGDWLAGALRGTVSPYQSNPLGLNPLRDLLTEAVDFAAVAAGPLRVFVSATHVATGRAVVFTGRHLDADAVLASACLPLLFKAVEIGGEAYWDGGYAANPALTPLIQDCNSADLMLVQLNPLRVAGTPQAASDIVDRINEITFNASLLTQMRTIEFVNGLIARGALGGSACRTVRMHRIDGGEQIRAYPSSTRNSTDAAMIHALFGLGQAAARHWLERHYEALGRHGTVDIRGDYLDDTRVALQSGQPDAAPQCTGFRPWFAQLLSRRRRR
- a CDS encoding uracil-DNA glycosylase, producing the protein MAQAALPFDAAPQRLLHWDPAAAPLAPGWRPLVDDFFASDSGQRLSAYLRERLAAGAVVYPPRPLRALEETPLAQVHAVILGQDPYHGPGQAEGLAFSVAPGVRPPPSLRNLFKELGCGAGRPFPASGSLLRWARHGVLLLNASLTVEDGSPGSHARKGWEELTDAVLAEVAATASPCAYLLWGAHAQVKAGLIEATAAAHGRAALVLQANHPSPLSASRPPVPFLGCGHFAQARSWLAERGQAGYFDQLD